The following coding sequences lie in one Arachis hypogaea cultivar Tifrunner chromosome 4, arahy.Tifrunner.gnm2.J5K5, whole genome shotgun sequence genomic window:
- the LOC112744790 gene encoding chitinase-like protein 1, with protein sequence MEVAKRHVVAFFIVVLAIVSVNGDLGDDSKLKVKYKHGKKYCDQGWECQGWSIFCCNLTITDYFQTYQFENLFSKRNIPMVAHAAGFWDYHSFITAAALFEPLGFGTTGNRTTQMKEIAAFLGHVGAKTSCGYGVATGGPLAWGLCYNHEMSPSQKYCDDFYKLTYPCAPGAEYYGRGAIPIYWNYNYGAIGEGIKADLLNHPEYIEQNATLAFQAAIYRWMTPVKKAQPSAHDVFVGNWKPTKNDTLAKRTPGFGATMNLLYGDSVCGQGDIDPMNTIISHYLYYLDLLGVGREQAGPNEVLSCAEQVPFNPSSKSSSS encoded by the exons ATGGAAGTGGCAAAACGACACGTCGTTGCGTTCTTCATCGTCGTTTTGGCTATTGTTTCAGTGAACGGCGATTTAGGCGACGATTCGAAGCTGAAGGTGAAGTACAAGCATGGCAAGAAGTACTGTGATCAAGGTTGGGAATGTCAAGGGTGGTCAATTTTCTGTTGTAACCTTACAATCACCGATTATTTCCAAACCTACCAGTTTGAGAACTTGTTCTCCAAGAGGAACATTCCTATGGTGGCTCATGCCGCTGGATTCTGGGATTACCACTCGTTCATCACTGCTGCTGCGTTGTTTGAGCCGTTAGGGTTTGGAACCACCGGGAATAGGACCACGCAGATGAAGGAGATTGCTGCATTCCTTGGACACGTTGGTGCCAAGACCTCAT GTGGTTATGGGGTGGCTACCGGAGGACCTTTGGCCTGGGGTCTTTGTTACAATCACGAAATGAGTCCAAGTCAGAAATACTGTGATGACTTCTACAAACTAACATACCCTTGTGCCCCCGGTGCTGAATACTACGGACGTGGTGCCATTCCTATTTACTG GAACTACAATTATGGTGCTATCGGAGAAGGTATAAAGGCGGATCTACTTAACCATCCTGAATACATTGAGCAGAATGCAACCCTCGCCTTCCAGGCTGCAATCTATAGATGGATGACTCCTGTCAAGAAGGCACAACCCTCTGCCCACGACGTCTTCGTTGGCAATTGGAAGCCAACCAAGAACGACACCTTGGCGAAACGAACTCCCGGTTTCGGAGCCACAATGAACCTTCTCTATGGAGACAGTGTTTGCGGGCAAGGTGACATTGATCCAATGAACACTATCATTTCCCATTACCTCTATTACCTTGACCTTCTTGGTGTTGGCAGAGAGCAAGCTGGGCCTAATGAGGTTCTTTCATGCGCCGAGCAGGTTCCCTTCAACCCATCTTCCAAATCTTCATCATCTTAA
- the LOC112744791 gene encoding CRIB domain-containing protein RIC4-like — MRKKNMERLVVLPFSFGCASHSSVQLGAPKRPKADDSSKATIIVPRRKEGEDHCQRSSKIKGKMMMKRLKPSSGFLVLPKPNVAAGIQRLIRGIKSLSQLFFYKEDVIEEEEPEMEIGYPTDVKHVTHIGLDGSTTTINNNNNNNNNIVKSWDNNNPPNAPEFLCLSPISVKQFELAMNAQAHQQSLVNHPFSNNCD; from the exons ATGAGAAAGAAAAATATGGAAAGATTAGTAGTTCTTCCATTCTCATTTGGATGTGCTTCTCATTCAAGTGTTCAATTAGGTGCACCCAAAAGACCAAAAGCTGATGATTCTTCAAAAGCCACTATTATTGTTCCAA gaagaaaagaaggagaagatcATTGTCAAAGATCATCAAAGATCAAagggaagatgatgatgaagagacTCAAACCTTCTTCTGGGTTTCTAGTTCTACCAAAGCCTAATGTTGCTGCTGGAATTCAGAGATTAATCAGAGGCATCAAGAGTTTGTCTCAATTATTTT tTTATAAAGAGGATGTTATTGAGGAGGAGGAGCCTGAGATGGAAATAGGTTATCCAACAGATGTGAAGCATGTGACACATATTGGACTTGATGGATCAACAaccacaattaataataataacaataataataataatattgtgaaGAGTTGGGACAATAATAATCCTCCTAATGCACCTGAGTTCCTGTGTTTGTCTCCAATTTCAGTTAAGCAATTTGAGTTGGCCATGAATGCCCAAGCTCATCAACAATCTCTTGTTAATCATCCTTTCTCAAATAATTGTGATTGA